The genomic segment ATTCAGCCTGCTCTTTTTCTGAAAGCTGTTCTTTTCCTTCCAGACAAGCATCTGCAATCTTGGAAGTAATAAGCCTGATAGAACGGATAGCATCATCATTTCCAGGAATAATATAATCAATATCATCAGGATCACAATTGGTATCAACAATAGCAACAGTAGGAATCTTAAGGCGTTTTGCTTCCCTGATTGCAATTGCTTCATTTTTAGGATCAACAATAAAAACTGCTCCAGGAAGCCGGCCCATAGTCCGAATTCCTCCAAGGTTGCTGTCCAGTTTTAAACGTTCTTTACCCAGTTTTAAACGTTCTTTTTTGGTGTAAAGATTAATAGTTTCATCACTTTCTATCTCATTTAAGTGATTCAGGCGGTCAATACTTTGTTTAATGGTCTGAAAATTGGTCAGCATTCCGCCCAGCCATCTATTGTGAACATAATACATATCACACCGGACAGCTTCTTCATAAACTGCATCTCTTGCCTGTTTTTTTGTACCTACAAAAAGAACAGATTTACCATTGGCAACAGTGTCAAATATGAAATCATAGGCTTTTCTGAACATGCGAACTGTTTTTTGAAGATCAACAATATAAATCCCGTTTCTTGCTCCGAAAATATAAGGTTTCATTTTCGGATTCCATCGTTTGGTCTGATGACCAAAATGAACTCCTGCTTCAAGAAGTTCTTTCATTGTAACATAAGCCATTCTTATTTCTCCCTGGTTTGGTTTTTCCACCACTTTTATCTACCCTGTTTTTCCACTATTCATTAGAAAGCACCAGAAATCAGGTCAAAAAGCGTGTGTATTTAAAAAAATCGAAGTTTAGTAACAAATTATATAATGATAAGCAACAAATTTCTTATCCTTGCCATCATGCCTTTTTTTGAATTTGAACAACACGGTTATTGCCGCTGTAATCTTTTAAACAGCAAAAATTTTCATAAGTACCGCAGGATTCAACTATTTTTAGAACATCTTCTTTCTGATCATGACCAATTTCAAGAAGCATCCAACCTTTGTCTGCAAGATAAGAACAGGCTGAATAAAGAATATGTCTTATGGCTCCAAGCCCGTCCTTATCTCCGTCAAGTGCCCCAAAAGGTTCATAATCCTTTATTTCTGGTTCAAGGTCAGGAATTATATCTGTTTTTATATAAGGGGGATTAGACAGGAGCATATCAAAGAAAATAGAATTTTCTTTGAAAGGACCAAACCAGTCCCCGCAGATAAAAGATACCTCCCCTGTTAAAATATGCTGTTTTGCGTTTCTTTTAGCTACTGCAAGAGCTTTTTGAGACCAGTCAGATGCAAAATACATATTAAAGGGTCTTTCAGAGGCAAGAGCAATGGTAATTGCACCAGTTCCTGTGCCAAGCTCCAAGATCTTTTTTTTATGCAGTTTTGAATCATCTGGTAAAAACTTCAAGGCAGCTTCAATAAGACATTCTGTTTCCGGCCTTGGTATTAATACATCCCTTGTTACCTCAAGATTCATGGACCAGAACTCTTTTTTCCCTACAATATAAGCAACCGGTTCTTTATTAATACGGCGCTTGATTAAGGACTTGAACAAAGCAAGCTCTTTATCAACAAGAGGCTGATCATATTGTATATATAAATCTATCCTCTTTAGACCCAGAGCATGGGCTAAAATTATCTCGGCTGAAGCTCTGGGATTCTCTATATTGCGGGATTTAAAATAAGAATCTGTCCATTTGAGGAGCTTATGGATGGTCCACGGCAGTTCTATGGTCTCTGATTGCTGCTGCATCTTGAAGTGCCTGGGCCTGATAAAAGGTTGTCAATTCCCCAATAATAGTATCAAGTTCACCCTGTAAAATACTTTCAAGTTTATAGAGTGTCAGTCCTATCCTGTGATCTGTTACACGTCCCTGTGGATAATTATAGGTTCGGATTCTTCCGCTCCTGTCTCCTGTTCCAATCTGGCTCTTTCTTTCCTGTGATCTCTTTGCATCCTGTTCCTGAATCATCTGATCCAAAAGACGCGCCCTTAAAACCTTAAGTGCCTTATTTTTATTTTTTAACTGGGATTTTTCATCCTGGCATGTAACAACAAGCCCTGTGGGAAGATGGGTTATACGAACCGCAGAATCAGTTGTATTAACAGACTGGCCTCCAGGACCTGTGGAACGATAAACATCCACTTTGATCTCACTGGGATCAATATGAAGCTCAACTTCTTCGGCCTCAGGTAAAACTGCCACAGTTACAGCAGAAGTATGCACCCTGCCCTGAGTTTCAGTTTCAGGCACCCTTTGAACCCTGTGGATTCCGCTTTCATATTTTAAATGACTATAAACACCCCTGCCATGAATCATGGCTATAACTTCCTTTAAACCTCCCACGCCAGTGGTATTGTGGCTCATGATCTCAAGCTTCCAGCCATTATTTTCTGCATATCTGGAGTACATTCTAAACAGATCTCCTGCAAAAAGTCCAGCTTCCTCCCCGCCTGTCCCTGCCCTGATCTCAATAAGTACATTTTTTTCATCATGGGGGTCTTTGGGCATAAGAAGTTTTTTAAGATCATCTTCCAGTTCATTTTTCTTAAGATTTAAAAGCTCTGTATCTTCACGGGCAAGCTCTTTAATTTCAGGATCATGATCTTTCATAAGCTCCATACTGCCATCAAGATCATCCATAACCTGCCTGTAATTTCTAAAAACCGTTACAATCTTACTGAGATCAGCATGTTCCCGGGCATATTTCTGGTATGCATCCCGATCATTCACAATCTCAGGATCACTCAACAGAATTTCAATTTCTGAAAAGCGTTTTTCAACCCCTTTTAATTTATTAAACATAAAGTTTTCCAGCCCGTTTCCACACCTTTGTTATAGATAAGCACATACAGGATTCTCAGCTCTGAACTGCCTGCTGGGCTGCCTGTTTCTCTGTCCCTGCATCCTGATTTTGAAACTTTGCATATTTTCTGCGGAAACGCTCTATTCTTCCGGCAGTATCAATCAATTTTTGCTTGCCTGTAAAAAAAGGATGACATTGGGAACAAATTTCAACACTAACATCTTTTTTTGTTGATCCTACTTCCATAACATAGCCGCATGCACATTTAATAGTTGTCTGATTATATTCAGGATGAATATCAGTTTTCATTGTATTTTCAACCTCCTAAGTAATAAACTAAGCATTCATTGCTTCCATAAATTCTTTATTATCTACTGTTCCGTTCATTTTTTCAAGTAAAAATTCCAAACTATCAACAGGATTTAATGAAGAAAGCAGTTTTCTTAAGATCCAGACCCTGTTCAGGGTATCCTGGTCCAGAAGAAGCTCTTCTTTACGAGTACCTGATTTTTTAATATCAATAGCAGGAAACAGGCGCTTGTCGGCAAGCCTTCTGTCTAACTGCAGTTCCATATTACCGGTTCCCTTAAATTCTTCAAAAATAACCTCATCCATACGGCTTCCAGTATCAATCAACGCTGTTGCAATAATAGTAAGACTTCCCCCGTCTTCAATATTTCTTGCTGCACCAAAAAATCTTTTGGGCCTCTGAAGTGCATTTGAATCAACACCGCCTGAAAGTATTTTACCGCTGGGAGGTACCACAGAGTTATATGCCCTGGCAAGACGTGTAATACTGTCTAAAAGAATAACAACATTTTTTTTATGTTCAACAAGTCTCTTGGCTTTATCAATAACCATTTCTGCAACCTGGACATGGCGCTCTGCAGGTTCGTCAAAGGTTGAACTGATTACTTCACCCTTGACCGATCTTACCATGTCTGTAACCTCTTCAGGCCGTTCATCAATAAGAAGGACAAAAAGAACAATATCTTTGTGATTAGCTGTAATACTGTTGGCTATAAACTGGAGAAGCATGGTTTTTCCTGACCTGGGAGGTGAAACTATCAATCCTCTCTGACCAAAACCAATAGGGGTCATCAAATCCATGATACGGGTTGAATAATTATCAGAATCTGTTTCAAGGCTTATTTTTTCATCAGGATATAAAGGAGTCAGATTGTCAAAAAGAATTTTTTCTCTTGCAATTTCAGGGTCTTCATAATTAATAGCCTCAACCTTGAGCAGGGCAAAATAGCGTTCTGATTCTTTAGGCTGGCGGATTTGACCTGATACTGTATCCCCTGTTCTAAGATTAAAACGGCGTATCTGGGAAGGGGAAACATAAATATCATCAGGACCTGGAAGATAATTATAATTTGGTGCCCTTAAAAAACCAAATCCATCCGGCAGGATTTCAAGGGTTCCTTCTCCATAAATCAAACCGTTTTTCTCAATCTGAGCCTGCAATAAGGCAAAAATAAGGTCCTGCTTTCTCATTCCGGCAGCACCTTCAATATTAAAGTCCTTTGCCAGCTGCGTCAACTCGCTTATTTTCTTTTCTTTTAATTCCGAAATGTTCATTAATTTTTACTCCTAAGATATATTAATATTTTTAACTGCTTTCAAAACTTTTTTCCTATATATAAATAATCAGAAATATTCAAATACACATACTTTGGGGAAATTTTATTCAAATAAAATAAGGGCTGTTTGGATCTGCCTGCCAGTATATACTTCCCGCATAAATCAATACAGGATAATTTTAAATGTCTGTTATAGATATTTTTTTGGATTTATTCCATGTTGATATAGAGAAATCAGAGTGTTTTACGTTGATTAGTTAGAAGAAATTTTCTCCAGCAGGCGGGCCTTGTGCCAAAATAAAGCTTATAATTATATTATGATTATTTTTATGTCAAGGGGTTTCAGTATTTTTATTTGTTTTTAATAAAATCAGCAGATTTTTTTAAACTATTACACCGGCTCTTGACATTAGAGCATCAATTATATAGTAAGCTCCTTAAAATCTGGTTAAGGCTGCATGAAAACAGTCATATATTTATTAATTATGAGAGGAGCATCATGAACATTTTATTCTTCGGACCCAATGGCAGCGGCAAAGGAACACAGGGAAAACTTCTTAAAGATAAATTCAATATTGCCCATATTGAATCAGGAGCAATCTTCCGTGATAATATCAAAGGCGGAACAGAGCTTGGCAAAAAGGCAAAGGAATATATTGACAAAGGTGATCTTGTACCGGACGACATTACCATTCCCATGATCCTTGACCGCCTGAAAAAAGATGACTGCAAGGGCGGATGGCTGCTTGACGGTTTTCCCCGCAACAAGGTTCAATCTGAGAAATTAGATGAAGCATTAAAGGCTGCCGGCATGGAACTAAACTATGTCCTGGAAATTCTTCTTGACAGACAGATTGCCAAAGACAGGATCATGGGCCGCAGACTTTGTGCAAACGATAATAACCACCCCAACAATATCTTTATTGATGCAATTAAACCAAATGGGGACAAATGCCGGGTATGCGGCGGAGAACTTTCAGCACGCGCAGACGACCAGGATGAAGGAGCCATTGATAAACGTCACTCCATTTACTATGACACAGAAACCGGAACCCTTGCATCTGCATATTATTTCAGAGATCAGGCAGACAAAAAATTTAAATATATCACCCTTGACGGGGAAAAAGATATTAACCAGGTTAAAGAAGAATTGCTTTCCAAACTTTAGATATTGAATCAACAAAGCTCTGCAATTTTTTTGCAGAGCTTTTTTTGTTTGTGTATTTTACCAGCAGGTTGAAATTGTATCACCTTGACTGTAAACGGAATATCCTTTGAACTAGTTGTGATTAACTTTAAAAAATGACTCCCGGACAGCCTTTACAAGAAATACAAAAAGCAGGATTGCCCCGCCTGCAAAGATTATATCCGGCACAACCCGCGCCCAGCTTAAAGCCCGGATAACACTTCCTGAAGCGATCTCAGGGCTTCTGGCATACCATAAACCATATTTTATGGCATACTGCAGTTGATAAAAACCCGAAGGAATAAGGCTGAATACAGCCATTGATGCAAGTCCCCCATTAAGTCCCCAGAAACTCCATTTTAAAAGACTGTCAGACCATGAAGCACGGGTAACAATGTGGCGGACAGAAAAGAGCATCAAAGATATTGCCAGCATTCCATATACTCCGAACAATGCAGTATGGGAATGGATGGGCGTTGTGTTGATTCCCTGGGCATAATAAAGCACAATGGGCGGATTGAGAAGGAATCCGAAAACCCCTGCTCCAACCAGGTTCCAGAAGGATACAGAAATAAAGAAATAAACAGGCCATTTATAGGCATATGCCTGCCCCCCTTCACGCACAACTTTAAGATTATGAACAATTTCAAATCCCAGCATGGTCAGGGGCACAACCTCCAGCGCGGAAAAAACAGCGCCCAGGGCAATAATTGAAACCGGGCTGCCTGCCCAGTATAAATGATGAAAGGTTCCAATTACGCCGCCGCCAAGATACAGGAATATGGTAAAGTTTACAGTCATCAAGGCAAATTTCCGGCTGACTGCACCAATACGGGAGAGCAGGAATGCCATGACCACAGTTGCAAAAACCTCAAAAAAACCTTCCACCCACAGATGAACCACCCACCAGCGCCAGTATTCTGCATCAGAGATATGGCTTCCTTTTCCATACATCAGACCTGCCATGTAAAAAAGCGGGATTGCAATGGAACTGTAAAGCAGGAGATGGGTCAGTCCCCCGCTGTCTTCTTCGTCTTTAAGGGCAGGAGAAATGGAGCGGTACATTAACACAAGCCAGATCAGCATTCCTGCAATCAAAAGAAGCTGCCATATTCGCCCAAGTTCTATAAATTCATACCCTTGATGGCCTAAATAAAAGGTATCATTTCCCATTTTTCCCAGGGCAGACAGCCAGGTTCCGCCAAGTGTGCCCGCAACAACAACAACCAGGGCGGCAAAAAGAAAAATAACCCATGATTTCTGTCCTTTGGGTTCTTTTCCAACCATAGGGCCGATAAAAAGACCTGCTGCAAGAAAGCAGGTGGCAATAAAGAAAATGGAAAGCTGGATATGCCATGTTCGTGCAGCCGCATAGGGCATGATTTTACCCAGGGGAATTCCGTAAAAATAGGTTCCTTCTACTGTGAAATGGGCTGTAACCCCTCCCATGCCTATTTGAAGGATGAACAAAACCAGGGCTGTGAGAAAATATATAAGAACCGCTTTCTGGCTTGGGGTGGGTTCTGGTTCTGGAAAATCAGTTATCAGGGCTGCGCCGTATTCATCTTTTCCAATATAGCGCAGATAGAAAAATAATGCTGCCGCAATGCAGAAAATAAGCAGGATAACACTGATAATTGACCATGTTACAGTTTCAGGCAGGGGAGTGTTTCCCACAAGAGGATCGTAGGGCCAGTTTGTTGTATAGGTATAATCCTTGTCAAGCCGCTTTGTTCCCGCAGCCCATGACAGCCATGCAAAAAACCCGGTCAGCATATGCCCTTGTTCCGCATTTTTTACAATCTCGGCCTGGATTCCCATGCGTTCATTACCACTGATAAACAATTCAGAATAATATTCTTTTAAAGCATGAAAGGCTTCTGCCTGATAGGGCGTAAATATAAGGGTTTTGCTTGCAGGATCATAACGGTTTGTTTTCATCTCCTGAGCAACAAGGGCTTTCAGACTGCCCTGTATTGAAGGATCCAGGAGATCAAAATCTTCCTGGGCAAAATATGCAGCTTTTTCAGGTGCAAGTCCATTATGTCTTGCTGCAAGATAAAGCCCCATGCGGTGTAGAAAATCAGCAGACCAGTCAGGAGCCAGGTAAGAGCCGTGTCCCCATATTGTGCCGATATGCTGCCCGCCCCGTGAAAAATAAAAATTCTGTCCGTTTACAATATCATCTCCTGTAAAAATAACCTGTCCTTCAGATGTTTTAATCTCAGAAGGAATGGGAGGTTTTTCCTTGTGGATAAAATACCCCCCGAAAATAAGAACTCCAAAAGTCATTGCCAGAAGAAACAGCAGTACAGCTCTTGTTTTTGAACTTTGCATAAATTTTCTCCTCCTTTAAAGTTATATTTTATTTTAAGATCAGACCTCAAGCCTGTTAAATACCCTAAAACCAGAATTCAGGATACCTGCGTGTTTTGGGAATATTGTTTACCAAAAGGGCAACAATGAGCATAATCAAAGCTCCAGCGCCCACAGGTATAATAGCGTAGAAATATCCGAGGTTGTGAATCTGTTCTGAGCCGGTAACAGCAATAAGAGCGGTTGCGCCTCCTGGCGGATGAAGGGTTTTTGTAGCGTGCATGGCTGCTATGGCGGTTGCAACACCCACAGATGAAGCCAGCCACATATGACCATTGAGCAGCTTGTATGCTGAGACACCTATAAGGGCTGAAATAATATGCCCCCCTATAAAATTCCTCGGCTGTGCCAGGGGGCTTCTTACTGCTCCGTATATAAGCACCGCAGACGCACCAAAAGAACCGATAATCATAACCAGGTCTGTCTGGGTGGTCAGCATATTGTATTCAAGATATGCAACTGCTCCAATACCAATGAAGGCACCTATCCATGACCAGAATATTTCAGAAATGCCCACATAAGGGGGACTTTTTGCCGTTCCTTTCATTTTTTTAAAATATTGCATAACCATATCCTTAAAGTCTAATATCCTATGGAGCATGAAGATTTTACAATATCTGTTCTTGTGATAATGCCCGCAAGTTTATTTTCACGATTAACAACCGGGACCCGGTTGATATTTTTTTCCGTTAATATGCTGGATATTTCATAAGCAGAGGTATCTTCTGTAACTGTTACCACGGGGCTGGTCATAATATTTTCCGCTTTCTGCCTGCGGATGGGAAGAGCAAGACAGCCTTTGTTTTGCAGGCACTGGGCAATAATGGTCATAAATGAGCCGGTCTTTTTTACTCCCATGTTAATCAGGAAATCCTTTTCTGAGATCATGCCCAGGATTCTTTCTTCCAAATCTGTTACAGGAACCCCTGATATCCCGTTTTTTGAAAGAATCTCGGCAACCTCTTCAAGGGGGGTATCCGGTTTAACGGAAATTACACTTCGAGTCATAATGTCTCCTGCCCTGACAGAATGCTTTATGCGCTCAAGAGCCTGTCTGTATGCAAGAATATAAACTTCCTTAAAATCCTGTGTGGTTATATCCAGATAGCCTGGGATACTCTTCATGGCTTCAAGAATATCCTGATCTGATATTTCCAGGGGACAGGTATCAATTTCTATGCTCATGGAATTGCTCCTAAAACAAAATTATCAGCCGTTAATTTAAAGAACAATAGATGGAAACAGATGTCCTGTCCTGACCTGCATAAAAAAGATCAGAACAGAACATGTGAAATGGGGAGAGAAGAGGATGCAGGATTATTTACCAGCCATCATTGCCTCAATATCCGCTTCAACTTCTCCAATAGGTTTAATATCAAAGTTTTCAACAAGAACCTTGAGAACGCCGGGGGATACAAAGGCAGGAAGTGTGGGTCCAAGTCGGATTCCCTTTACCTGGAGATGGAGCAGGGCAAGAAGAACCGCAACAGCCTTCTGCTCATACCAGCCAATATCAAATGAAAGGGGAAGATCGTTGATATGACCCAGTCCAAAAGCATCCCTGAGCTTCATGGCAATAACTGCAAGAGAGTAACAGTCATTACACTGTCCAGCATCAAGAACCCGTGGAATCCCGCCAATATCGCCCAGGTTGAGCTTGTTATAACGGTATTTTGCACATCCTGCCGTAAGAATTATAGTATCTTTGGGAAGTTTTTCAGCAACCTCTGTAAAATATCCGCGGGCTTTCTGCCTGCCGTCACAGCCTGCCATTACAATAAAGCGTTTGATAGCACCTGATTTAACAGCCTCAATTACTTTATCTGCAAGAGCAAGAACCTGGTTATGGGCAAAACCGCCTACAATCTTTCCGGTTTCAATCTCCTGCGGGGGTGCGCATTTTTTTGCTGTTTCAATAACCTGTGAAAAATCTTTGGCTTTTCCAGGCTCCCTGTCTGCAATATGTTTTACTCCTGGATAGGAAACAACGCCGGTTGTAAAAATCCTGTCCTGATAGGTATTTTTCTTCTTTATGGGAATAATGCAGTTTGTAGTCATCAGGATTGCGCCGTTAAAGGATTCAAACTCATCATTCTGTTTCCACCAGGCATTGCCGTAATTGCCTTTTAAATGTGCATATTTTTTAAATGCAGGGTAATAGTTTGCAGGCAGCATTTCGCCGTGTGTATAAACATCCACCCCTGTTCCTTCTGTCTGTTTCAGGAGTTCTTCCATATCTTTCAAATCATGGCCGCTGATAAGAATACCAGGATTTTTGCCTACACCGATATTGACTTCTGTAATCTCAGGATTGCCGTAAGCTGATGTGTTTGCCTGATCAAGAGCCGCCATAGTTGTTACAGCGCATTCCCCTGCTTTAAGTACCCAGCCTACCATTTCATCAACAGAAAGATTTTCAGTGGTTGATGCCAGTGAATTAAGGATAAACTCATAGATTTCATCTTTTTCAACACCCAGGATAGCCGCATGATCAGCATAAGCAGCAATGCCTTTAAGTCCGATAACAAGAAGCTCTCGAAGTGATCTTACATCCTCATTTTCAGTTGCAAGCACACCCACTGTTTTTGCCTTTTCCTGGTAAGATGCCTCATCATCTGAAAACCAGAGAGCAGAGTCGTCAAGAGCGCCGCTGACTTTTCCTTCAATTTTACTTTTCAAACCCTTTTTAAATTCCTGGGCCTTTTTTATCCATTCAATAAGATTGGCATCATTAAAATTAACATTGGTAATAGTGGTAAAAAGTCCCTGGGCAACAAAAAAACCTGATTCTTTGATTACATCAACCCCGGCTGCTTTTCCTTTTGATGCAAGAACAGCAATGCCTTTAAGGTTAAAAATAAGAAGGTCCTGGAGATTGGCAGTTGTCTCTTCTTTTCCGCAAACGCCTTTTACTGTACAGCCTGTTCCTTTGGCTGTTTCCTGACATTGAAAACAAAACATGGTAAAGCCTCCTTTTAATTAATTATCATTGACATCGGCTTAAAGCCTGAAACAAAATTTAATCTAACATAATCATCTTTTTAAAGCAATATTACATCCTGTTTTCAAATAATACATTGACTTAAGTCAAATCTGCCGGATTTGGGAAAATAAATTTCAAACTATTGCCAGGTATGAAAAAGCAGGAAATATTTACCTCATGAATACAGTTTTTATACTATTGAAATACTTCTGGAATTATGAAATATATAAACACAATTTTTAATTCCAGAAAGGCGGGCTTATGATACAGACTAGAACACTCAGCTTTAAATTATTGACAGGCGGTATTGCAGCTATTGCCATTCCAGTTTTGATAGTTGGATTTTTCTCCATCAAGATTGCATCAAAAGGAATAAAAGATATTGCTAGGGAAAAAGCTCAAATTCATGCACAATCAATTGCTTTACATATTGATGCAATGCTGAATCAGGAAGTAATCCTGGCAAACACCTTATCTGGTGATGATGATGTAATTGATACAATTATTGAAATAGACAAGACAGGTCAGACAAATGAAACATCAGAGCTTTATCATAAACTTAAATCGCAGTTCAAATGGCTGAAAAATAAATACCAGGGCATGTTTATAACAGATGCCAGGGGCAGTCTGATTACAGGTATTCTTGATTCAGGAAAAGAATATAAAGAATCTGATATTTCTGATCGTGAATATTTTAAAATAGTAAAAAATGAAAAAAAGACCTATATCAGTAATGTGGTCAGATCAAAAACTACTGATAAATTTATAATTGTCATATGTGTACCGGTTATGAACGAATCAGGGAATTTTGCAGGAACTCTGGGCATGTCGCTTAAGCTGGAATATTTAACTGATATTATCAATAATACAAAAGTCGGCACCACAGGATATGGATATATGGCAGATGAAAAAGGCATTATTATTGCGCACCAGAACAAAGAATATATCATGCAGCTGGATATAAAAACCCTTGAAGGCATGAAAGAAATTACCCGTATGATGCTTGGAGGTCAAACAGGTGTACAGGATTATAAATTTATGGGAAAAAACAAAATTGCAGGTTTTGCCCCGTTAACCATAAAAAAATGGAGCATAAGCGTTACCCAGGATGAAAAAGAATTTTTACAGTCTGCCAATTCACTAATAAAATTTATTATAATAACAGGAATTATCTCCCTTACAATAATTATTGCCATACTTTTAAAATTTTCCAGATCCATATCCACACCAATAAACAAATCTGTCCAATTATTAAATTTTACTTCAGAAGAACTGACCTCTGCTGCTGTACAGGTTTCAGCCTCAAGCCATGATATTGCAAGTGCAGTTTCACAACAGGCAGCAGCAACAGAAGAAGCTTCCGCAGCATTAGAGCAGACCTCGGCAATGGTGCGCCAGAATGCTCAAATCTCTGATGAAGCTGACCGGATGATGAAAGAAATAAAAGAGAT from the Desulfonema limicola genome contains:
- the hcp gene encoding hydroxylamine reductase; its protein translation is MFCFQCQETAKGTGCTVKGVCGKEETTANLQDLLIFNLKGIAVLASKGKAAGVDVIKESGFFVAQGLFTTITNVNFNDANLIEWIKKAQEFKKGLKSKIEGKVSGALDDSALWFSDDEASYQEKAKTVGVLATENEDVRSLRELLVIGLKGIAAYADHAAILGVEKDEIYEFILNSLASTTENLSVDEMVGWVLKAGECAVTTMAALDQANTSAYGNPEITEVNIGVGKNPGILISGHDLKDMEELLKQTEGTGVDVYTHGEMLPANYYPAFKKYAHLKGNYGNAWWKQNDEFESFNGAILMTTNCIIPIKKKNTYQDRIFTTGVVSYPGVKHIADREPGKAKDFSQVIETAKKCAPPQEIETGKIVGGFAHNQVLALADKVIEAVKSGAIKRFIVMAGCDGRQKARGYFTEVAEKLPKDTIILTAGCAKYRYNKLNLGDIGGIPRVLDAGQCNDCYSLAVIAMKLRDAFGLGHINDLPLSFDIGWYEQKAVAVLLALLHLQVKGIRLGPTLPAFVSPGVLKVLVENFDIKPIGEVEADIEAMMAGK
- a CDS encoding methyl-accepting chemotaxis protein, with product MIQTRTLSFKLLTGGIAAIAIPVLIVGFFSIKIASKGIKDIAREKAQIHAQSIALHIDAMLNQEVILANTLSGDDDVIDTIIEIDKTGQTNETSELYHKLKSQFKWLKNKYQGMFITDARGSLITGILDSGKEYKESDISDREYFKIVKNEKKTYISNVVRSKTTDKFIIVICVPVMNESGNFAGTLGMSLKLEYLTDIINNTKVGTTGYGYMADEKGIIIAHQNKEYIMQLDIKTLEGMKEITRMMLGGQTGVQDYKFMGKNKIAGFAPLTIKKWSISVTQDEKEFLQSANSLIKFIIITGIISLTIIIAILLKFSRSISTPINKSVQLLNFTSEELTSAAVQVSASSHDIASAVSQQAAATEEASAALEQTSAMVRQNAQISDEADRMMKEIKEIAENADLSMKELSASMTSIYKTGEDTRKIVKSIDEIAFQTNLLSLNAAIEAARVGNHGAGFAVVAQEVRNLAKLSADSVNNTSILIEESVKKISAGKILSETTAEAFAEAVKKLIKVSELIGEISASSTEQAQGIDEIRNSVTQVDEMTQNNAASAEESASIAQTMNTYAEDMKKAVAGLSEIVEGRR